GATTGAGAAATTAAAGAATCCATCACAGAAAAAAAGGAGGTTGTTAAACCCAAAAATCAGTCAACAGAAGGGGTTAGATGAGTTTCGCAAGAGCCGACTGCGGGTGATCAGTGGCCATTTTATGGGGGATGACCCTGTAACGAATCCTAAAAGCGGTTTTGCGGGGAACGAAGGCTTTTTAAGAATTTCTTTGAGCCACTCCGCTCCAAGTCCACAGGAGTTTGGTATTCCAGTGTCACCAATAGTTTGGTATTCCAGTGTCACCAATCCTGAAGAGATCTATAAGTCTATCCAACCGCCTGCAGCCCCTATGAGCTAAATGAAAAAGTCGTACCCAGGTAGGTCAGGCTCCGTTTGGGAACTTGTTAGGGTGGACATACTTTGCATTGGGGAAGAGCAGTCGTGAGCGCGCTCAACAACATTATCTTGGTTGCTGTCGGGATCCTTCTGACCGTCGCCAGTATTTGGTACGGGCAAAACCACCATCTTCTGCCCGCATCAGCTGCCGATTCCGCTCCTCTGTTCGACAGCCTGTTCAACAGCACCATCACCGTTGCTACCGGCATTTTTCTGATTGTGCAGGGGGTCTTGATCTACAGTGCTATTCGTTACCGCAAACGGCGGGGTGACGAAGGAGATGGAGCACCGGACCACGGCAATGTGTTGCTGGAAATTGTCTGGACGGCAGTACCGGCTATTATCATCCTCTGGCTAGGGGTGGCCAGTTTGGATGTCTATCAGGCGATCAATAGCGGTGTCGATGCTGGCGGACATGCCCACTCTGGAATGGCGATGGCGATGGAAGAATCTTCCTACGAAGCGAAGGATCCCAGCTATGCCTATACACCTGTGGTGGTTTCCGGTGGAGAGGTGGGCCAGCCCGACTTGGTTGTGCAAGTCCAGGGGATGCAATACGCTTGGGTGTTTACCTATCCTGAATCGGGGTTGGTCGCCAGTGAATTGCACCTTCCCCTCAACAAGCGGGTTCGGCTGGATATGACAGCCCTGGATGTGAACCATGCCTTCTGGGTACCCCAGTTTCGCCTCAAGCAGGATGTCATTCCTGGACGGGAAACCCACCTGGAGTTTGTGCCAAGCAAATTGGGTGAGTATCCGATTGTCTGCGCCGAGTTGTGCGGCCCTTATCACGGGGTGATGGGCGGGCAACTGTTTGTGGATACTCCAGAAGCCTTTGCCAGTTGGCAGGAAGAACAAATTTTGGCCGCTCGTTCTGACGGCAGCACTCTGGCTCTAGCTCCAGAGGTTCAACCTGAGTCCGCCTTTGCCAAAGCACAACACCACCGGCTCGGGATCCCAGAGGATATCCACGTCCTGCACCGACAGTTCGGATCCCAGTCTTCTGGTTAGGTGGAACTGCAGACAATGAGTTGTTTTGGTTGTTTTTGAGTGAGGGATTTCTTCCCAATGTTGGTCTCCGCCCTTTAGGAGCGTGTTTGCCATGACCCAGCTACAAGAAAATCCAAACCTTACTTCCACGCCCCCAGCCAAGATGGAGTTGCCCTCTGAACCCTGGTGGCGTTTTTTTACCTTCTCCACCGACCATAAGGTGATTGGGATCCAATACTTGGTCACCACCTTCTTCTTCTACTTAGTGGGAGGAGCGTTAGCGACGGCAGTCCGAGCGGAACTGGCCACCCCTGAGGCGGACTTTCTGGGGTTTGAGCGCTACAACGGGGCATTTACCGTTCATGCCACGATCATGATCTTTTTATGGATCGTGCCTGCTTTGGTGGGGGGCTTCGGCAACTACCTGGTCCCCCTGATGATTGGGGCGCGGGACATGGCCTTTCCCAAGTTAAATGCCGTGGCCTTTTGGATGATTCCCCCCACAGGGATCCTGTTGCTGGTCAGTTTGCTGGTGGAGGCTCCGGCAGCAGGGTGGACTTCCTATCCTCCCTTGAGCTTGATCAGCGGCAAGGTGGGTGAAGAGCTGTGGATCCTGAGCATTTTGCTGGGAGGAACCTCTTCGATTTTGGCGGCGGTGAATTTCTTCGTCACCATCCTCAAAATGCGGATGCCGGGGATGAAGCTGGAAGATATGCCCCTTTTCTGTTGGGCGATGCTTGCCACTTCGGTGTTGACGCTCATCGCTACTCCCGTTTTGGCTGGGGCTTTGATCCTGCTCAGCTTTGACCTCCTGGCTGGAACAGCCTTTTTTAACCCCAGCGGCGGCGGGGATCCGGTGGTGTACCAGCACATGTTCTGGTTTTACTCCCATCCAGCGGTTTACATTATGATCCTGCCAGTTTTTGGCATGATCTCCGAGATTTTGCCGGTACACGCCCGCAAGCCGATTTTTGCCTACAAAGCGATTGCCTACTCCAGCTTGGCCATCTGTTTTTTGGGGTTAATCGTCTGGGCGCACCACATGTTCACCAGCGGTACCCCGGATTGGATGCGGGTATTTTTTATGATTGCTACCATGGCCATTGCCGTGCCGACGGGGATTAAGGTGTTTAGCTGGCTGGCTACCCTGTGGGGGGGCAAGATTCGCTTTACCTCCGCCATGTTGTTTGGCATGGGTTTCGTTTCCATGTTCGTGATTGGAGGCTTGAGTGGCATCATCCTTGCTTCGGTGCCTTTAGATATTCATGTCCACGACACCTACTTTGTGGTGGCTCACCTGCACTACGTGTTGTTTGGCGGCAGTGTCTTTGGAATTTATGCTGGCCTTTACCATTGGTTCCCGAAGATGACGGGGCGGATGCTGAACGAATTCTGGGGACGGGTGCATTTTCTGCTTACTTTTGTCGGCTTTAATATGTGCTTTTTGCCGATGCACAAGCTGGGCCTGATGGGCATGCCCCGTCGTGTCGCCCAGTATGATCCGCAATTTGCTGACCTGAACTGGATTAGCTCTGTGGGGGCCTTCATCTTGGCTATTTCCACTTTGCCCTTCCTGTTCAATGCCATTTACTCTTGGGTAGCGGGTCGCAAGGCTGGAGATAACCCCTGGGAAGCCCTGAGCCTGGAGTGGATGACCACCTCTCCCCCACCCCACCAAAACTTTTATGGAGAGCCAATTTTGCTCACCGGCCCCTATGACTATGGCACTCACAGCAAGGAAACCCTGGACTATTTCGCCGCTCAACTGCAAACACTGCGGGAACTGGCGCTGATGGAAACGGAAGCTCCCCACTCTTAGCGAGATGGGATCTCTGAACTTTTGATGGTGTTTGGTAACCCTTTTTGAACCGAATGGATACGGACTATGCAAGGATCCCTCGCCCCTGACACGGTGCTGACTGAACATATTCAGGCCAATGCTGCCCATGCTGATCACCCCGATCATCGTGTATTCGGTATCTTGGTGTTTTTGGTGGCAGAAGCCTGTCTGTTTTTGGGGCTGTTTATGGCCTACCTAACCTATAGCCTCACCGCCCCAGTTTGGCCTCCGGAAGGCACACCCGAGAGAGAATTGCTCTTGCCCGGCATCAACACTTTGATTTTGATCTCCAGCAGTTTCGTCATTCACAAGGCTAAGCCTGCCATCAAGGCCAATGATGTCAAAGGCCTGCGGCTGTGGTTTGCCCTTACAGCCCTAATGGGGGCGATTTTCTTGGCAGGGCAAATCTATGAGTACAGCAATCTGGAGTTTGGCCTAACCACGAACCTGTTTGCCAGCACCTTCTATGTCCTGACCGGGTTTCACGGTTTGCACGTGGCAGCAGGGCTGTTGTTTATTCTGGCGGTGCTGTGGCGCTCTTTTCAACCCGGCCACTACAGTGCTCAGCATCACTTTGGTGTGGAGGCTGCCGAGCTGTATTGGCACTTTGTCGATGTGGTTTGGATCGTGCTGTTTATTTTGCTCTACCTGCTTTAGCAGCGACTGACCTCGACTTCTTATTACTGATCCAGTGACATCACTTAATTTTTAATATTTTTAATTGCTACGCAACGCTGATGCGATCGATGCAGTTCGCGTATGCCCTATGCTGAAGTAGGAGCCTGCGAAGATTTGTACTCGCAGGCTCACCTATTTGTATCCTATTTGTATCCAAAATACAGCCCTTTAATGCTCCGCTTTGCTACAACAACAGTTGTGTCCCTACCCTATTTTGAAAGCGCTAGAGTGCTCCGCACCGCTGTCGCGAAGGGGATTCCCCCGTGCTAGGTGACTAACAGTCGTGCTAGCGTGCCCTTGGCGCAAAGGGCTGTAATCAAGAGAAGATTAGCTTTCCGGCTCAAACACCTCTAAGTCCACCACCGTTCCTCCTTGGAAAGTCCAGCGGGCAAAGGTCCCAGCCACATCACCATTCTCGTCGAAGTTGATCGAGCCAGAAGCCCCGGTGTAGAAGATATCTTCCCCTTTGCTAATTAGATCCACAGCTTTTTCCCACTCGCCTGCGAGAATCTCGGTTCCAGGGGGGTTGGCCACC
This genomic stretch from Thermostichus vulcanus str. 'Rupite' harbors:
- the ctaD gene encoding cytochrome c oxidase subunit I, with the protein product MTQLQENPNLTSTPPAKMELPSEPWWRFFTFSTDHKVIGIQYLVTTFFFYLVGGALATAVRAELATPEADFLGFERYNGAFTVHATIMIFLWIVPALVGGFGNYLVPLMIGARDMAFPKLNAVAFWMIPPTGILLLVSLLVEAPAAGWTSYPPLSLISGKVGEELWILSILLGGTSSILAAVNFFVTILKMRMPGMKLEDMPLFCWAMLATSVLTLIATPVLAGALILLSFDLLAGTAFFNPSGGGDPVVYQHMFWFYSHPAVYIMILPVFGMISEILPVHARKPIFAYKAIAYSSLAICFLGLIVWAHHMFTSGTPDWMRVFFMIATMAIAVPTGIKVFSWLATLWGGKIRFTSAMLFGMGFVSMFVIGGLSGIILASVPLDIHVHDTYFVVAHLHYVLFGGSVFGIYAGLYHWFPKMTGRMLNEFWGRVHFLLTFVGFNMCFLPMHKLGLMGMPRRVAQYDPQFADLNWISSVGAFILAISTLPFLFNAIYSWVAGRKAGDNPWEALSLEWMTTSPPPHQNFYGEPILLTGPYDYGTHSKETLDYFAAQLQTLRELALMETEAPHS
- a CDS encoding cytochrome c oxidase subunit 3; this translates as MQGSLAPDTVLTEHIQANAAHADHPDHRVFGILVFLVAEACLFLGLFMAYLTYSLTAPVWPPEGTPERELLLPGINTLILISSSFVIHKAKPAIKANDVKGLRLWFALTALMGAIFLAGQIYEYSNLEFGLTTNLFASTFYVLTGFHGLHVAAGLLFILAVLWRSFQPGHYSAQHHFGVEAAELYWHFVDVVWIVLFILLYLL
- a CDS encoding cytochrome c oxidase subunit II; the protein is MSALNNIILVAVGILLTVASIWYGQNHHLLPASAADSAPLFDSLFNSTITVATGIFLIVQGVLIYSAIRYRKRRGDEGDGAPDHGNVLLEIVWTAVPAIIILWLGVASLDVYQAINSGVDAGGHAHSGMAMAMEESSYEAKDPSYAYTPVVVSGGEVGQPDLVVQVQGMQYAWVFTYPESGLVASELHLPLNKRVRLDMTALDVNHAFWVPQFRLKQDVIPGRETHLEFVPSKLGEYPIVCAELCGPYHGVMGGQLFVDTPEAFASWQEEQILAARSDGSTLALAPEVQPESAFAKAQHHRLGIPEDIHVLHRQFGSQSSG